From the genome of Pirellulales bacterium:
ATCGTGGCCACATAGTCCCCCTCAGGCGCGCCGTCGGCCACGGCATAGGTTCCGACCTCGAAGGTGCCATCCGGTTTCACTTCGGCTCGTGCCGCAGGAATCTCGGCGTTCCCCTTCGGATGCAACACGACGACGGCCCCGGGGGTCGGCTTACCGTTCAACTCAACCTTGCCTTGCACCGGGTACACAGTGGCCCGCGGCGGCGCCGATTGACCGCAACCCATGATGAGCGCGCCAGCGAACGTGAATAGACACAGGGCCGCCAACGATCGCGAAGCAAACGGCTTCCCCACTTTTTGTTCAACCATTTCTTTCATGATCCGCATACTCCCCATGCTTTTTCGACGTAAGGTGCAGGACCTGGCGCCGAGTTCTCGGCAACACTTGTCACCCCTGGAACCAGATCATTACGGTCACGGTTCACGACCGTCCGATCGATGAGTTGTCGCACGCCTGCGATGCGCCGCAGGCATTGTTGCGTCAGTTGACGCTCGTAAAACGTCCTCACCTGTCCGCGTAAAGTTACCGTGCCTGCTGAAACCGAGACGGCCAGACGTCGCAGCGCTGGCATGTTGCATCCTTCCAAGAAGGCTCGTACGTTTTGCTCGATTTCAGAGTCGCTGTTCGGTTCGAAATCTTCGTTGATCTGAATCATGATTCGCAATTCCTGGCGCGTGAACGATTCGATGTGATGGGCGAGTGAACAGAAATTGCGGTTTACAGTAGCGGAACACGTTCGTCTCCCGTCAAAGGTTTTGCTCTATCGCTTGCTCGTCATTTCGAGCTGCGGGCGAGTCGCACGCGCTCGATCCGCTCGATCTGGATCACCACGCCGTCCTGGACCGTGATTGTAATCTGACCGTATTGCAGTCCGGACAAAGCTTGCCGCACTTGCGTCAAGACCTGGTCCACACGCGCATCGACCCGAGGCGTCAATGTCGTGGCGTCAACTCTGTGCTCTTCCATAACCACGTTTCCCGCAAGGTTGTTGATTGTCCCATTCCTGACCGGCACGACCGCGTGCTTCTCGATCAATTGACAGGGCAAATCACTCACGATTGAAATTCCTTTGCTGGGCAGATTACGCTCGGGTTTAAATCACGTATTCCGGCACATCAGCACCGTCCGGTACAAAGACGCGCACGCGCCGCGGCGAGACGTACAACGAGTCGCCGGCCTTCACATTCAGGTCGGCATAGCGCTCGGCGCTCAGCTCGACGTGCAGGCCCACGCCGAGTTCCTCCGAGTGGACAAAGACCTTGGCCACGCTGCCGGCGGCATTCACGCGATCGACGCGCACCCGCAAGCTGCTGGGACCGTCGGCCCTGTGATCGAGGTCCAGCTCGTGTGGGCGAACGTATAGCGTGGCGGGAACCGCCTGGTCGTGCGGATAGTCGGGATACTCGAGTTCCAAGCCACCGGCATGCGCCCGACCGTTTTGCAGCCGGCCATGAAACACATTGACATTACCGAGGAAATCCATCACGAAAGCGTTGGCCGGATGCTCGAAGACTTCTTCGGGCGTTCCCTCTTGTTCGACGCGGCCGGCGTGCATCACCACGACCTTGTCGGCCACTTCGAAGGCCTCTTCCTGATCGTGCGTGACGAAGATGCTCGTCACGCGGATTTCGTCGTGTAGGCGGCGCAGCCATTGGCGCAGCTCTTGTCGCACCTTGGCATCCAGCGCCCCGAACGGCTCGTCGAGCAACAGCACCTTGGGCTCGATGGCCAAAGCTCGCACCAGCGCCACGCGCTGCCGTTGACCGCCGGAAAGTTGCGCAGGAAAACGTCGTTCGAGTGCCTCGAGCCGCACGAGCGACAAGAGCTCGCGAACGCGCTGTTGCGCCTTCTGCTTCGACCAGCCGCGAACCTTCAATCCGAAGGCCACGTTGTCGAAGACGGTCATGTGCCGGAACAAGGCATAATGCTGAAAGACGAAACCGATGTTTCGTTCGCGCGCCGATTGGGCGGTGACGTCTTCGTTCTCGTAATAGATCGTGCCCGAGTCAGCCGATTCGAGTCCGGCAATGACCCGCAAGAGCGTGGTCTTGCCCGAACCCGACGGGCCCAAAAGGGCCGTGAGCGCGCCCCCTTCGGCTTCGACGCTAACGGCATCGAGTGCCGTGAAGCTCCCGAAGCGCTTGTTCACGTTGTCGACTTTGATACTCATCCTTGATTTCCTGCAGCCCGGCGGGCCGCGACAGGACGCGACGCAATTCCGCGCCGGTGTGAAATTTCGACGAACGAACGAGGCTGATGGCGAGGTGCCGCAATAGCCACCGCGGCGGGCTCGCCGACGGCAGTCCCGACCGTAACGCTACTAACTTCTTCTTCGCCGCCGGCCGGAGGCGCGGTTGCTTCGCGCAGTTGGGCGCGCGTCTTGCGTTCGATCGCCACCTTGGCGATCAGCGTCACCAGGGCCAAAAGCGTCAGTAGCGACGCAAGAGAGAACGAGCCCGGCGTGTTGTATTCCTGAAAAAGCTTCTCCACCCGCAGCGGCATGGTCTCGGTCCGCCCCGCGATGTGGCCCGACACCACGTACACGGCGCCGAATTCTCCCATGGCGCGGGCGTTGCACAGCACCACGCCGTAGAGCAGCCCCCACTTGATATTCGGCAGCGTGACGTACCAGAACGTTTGCCAGGCGCTGGCTCCCAGGCTGACGGCCGCGACTTCCTCGTCCGCCCCGATCGCTTCCATCACGGGAATCAGTTCCCGCGCGACGAATGGCAACGTCACGAAGGTGGTGGCCAGGATCAAACCCGGCAGCGCAAAGATCACCTTGAAGTCATGCTCGCGCAGCCAGGGACCGAGATATCCCTGCAATCCGAAAATCAGCACGATCGACAGGCCCGCCACGACCGGCGAGACCGAAAACGGCAAGTCAATCAACGTAGTGAGCAGCGTGCGACCGGGGAAACGGAAGCGAGCGATCGCCCAGGCCGCCGCGACGCCGAACACGGTATTCACCGCGACCGAAATGGGCGCCACGATCAGCGTCAGCAAGATCGCATGCCGCGTGTCGCGATCGACAAACAGGCTGTGCCAGTAAAGCTTCCAGCCGCCCGAGAACGCCTGCGTAAAGACGTTGACCACCGGGATGATCACGAGCATGCCCACCACGCCCAGGGCCAGCGCGATCAGGGTCCAGCGGACCAGCGGATGATCGGCGCGGGCCGATCCTTCGCGGACATTCGTAAGTTGCGTGGGGTTATGCATAGTGCCGCTTGCTCCAACGCTCCAGAACGTTGATCACGACCAGGAGCGAAAAAGACATGGCCAAGAGCACCACGGCGATCGCCGTCGCCTCGCTATAGGCAAACGACTCGAGCCGCGCCACGATCAGCATCGGCGCGATCTCGGTCTGAAACGGCTTGTTCGCCGAGACGAACACGACCGAACCGTATTCGCCCAGCGCCCGGGCGAGGGACAATGAGAAACCGGTCACCAGCGCCGGCAGCACCAGCGGAAT
Proteins encoded in this window:
- a CDS encoding sulfate/molybdate ABC transporter ATP-binding protein, which codes for MSIKVDNVNKRFGSFTALDAVSVEAEGGALTALLGPSGSGKTTLLRVIAGLESADSGTIYYENEDVTAQSARERNIGFVFQHYALFRHMTVFDNVAFGLKVRGWSKQKAQQRVRELLSLVRLEALERRFPAQLSGGQRQRVALVRALAIEPKVLLLDEPFGALDAKVRQELRQWLRRLHDEIRVTSIFVTHDQEEAFEVADKVVVMHAGRVEQEGTPEEVFEHPANAFVMDFLGNVNVFHGRLQNGRAHAGGLELEYPDYPHDQAVPATLYVRPHELDLDHRADGPSSLRVRVDRVNAAGSVAKVFVHSEELGVGLHVELSAERYADLNVKAGDSLYVSPRRVRVFVPDGADVPEYVI
- the cysW gene encoding sulfate ABC transporter permease subunit CysW; translation: MHNPTQLTNVREGSARADHPLVRWTLIALALGVVGMLVIIPVVNVFTQAFSGGWKLYWHSLFVDRDTRHAILLTLIVAPISVAVNTVFGVAAAWAIARFRFPGRTLLTTLIDLPFSVSPVVAGLSIVLIFGLQGYLGPWLREHDFKVIFALPGLILATTFVTLPFVARELIPVMEAIGADEEVAAVSLGASAWQTFWYVTLPNIKWGLLYGVVLCNARAMGEFGAVYVVSGHIAGRTETMPLRVEKLFQEYNTPGSFSLASLLTLLALVTLIAKVAIERKTRAQLREATAPPAGGEEEVSSVTVGTAVGEPAAVAIAAPRHQPRSFVEISHRRGIASRPVAARRAAGNQG
- a CDS encoding BON domain-containing protein, encoding MIQINEDFEPNSDSEIEQNVRAFLEGCNMPALRRLAVSVSAGTVTLRGQVRTFYERQLTQQCLRRIAGVRQLIDRTVVNRDRNDLVPGVTSVAENSAPGPAPYVEKAWGVCGS
- a CDS encoding YezD family protein, with amino-acid sequence MSDLPCQLIEKHAVVPVRNGTINNLAGNVVMEEHRVDATTLTPRVDARVDQVLTQVRQALSGLQYGQITITVQDGVVIQIERIERVRLARSSK